The Coffea arabica cultivar ET-39 chromosome 2c, Coffea Arabica ET-39 HiFi, whole genome shotgun sequence genome includes the window TTGCAAATGTCTCTTGAGATTATCACGTAAATTTACTTGATTAAAACTCGAGTTCAATACGTGAAACTTggaaacttataatttatattttatttattagtgCGAAACGTGtgtcttatctttcatttaaaattatataaaatataaactTATATTTCATAAATTTGATTGGGATAGATTAAGCTTGATTGGGCttaatttgatcaaatttgagTTTGACTATGAATgagtcaaaacaagattgagATTGAGTTCGACGGGTCTCAATCTTAACTTAAAgctcaaaatttataatttgaaTCAAGCTCGAGTAGCTCAATTACACCTCTACTCTCTAGAAGGATGAGTGGACCGATGACTAACcttcaagatcatattaaatcGTTCTTGGATTGGGTCAAATCTATCAGTTTTTCCTTTCGACGCATTAACATTCctttgttttccaattttcacacttgagaattaaaaaaaaaaaaaaaagaaatacgtGTTGGGTTAATTACACTGGAAAATGACAGCTACAGCAGCTGCGGGGAACCTGCAGATTTTTCCTTCGATTATTTTGTTTCCATTATTCTTCTCTGAATTTTTCCAACACACTTTTGACTCGCAAGCTCCAAGGGGAAGGGACGGTGGGTTTGTTAATGGTACAACTGTTCTGCAGTAGTAGTACTACAAATGCAAAGAGAGTGGCAGTGGCGATAGGAGGAAACATAGCACAGAGGTGATGCATCAGCTGGCAAATGAGGACAGGAGCCGTTACTCTGTTTGCGGAAGGCAACAAGGTGATTGCAGGCAGCAGAGCATATGCGTGAATGCAAGAAAAACCCCCACTCCACAACTTCAAAGTACATTTGGCGTTACGCTAATTTTGGACGTTTGAGCTGAGTATGATTTCGGTCCTTCAACCTTCAATCAAATGAACTGTCTAATTCTCTTTGCTTTGTTAATCCCAGTTCCTAGTTTGGAACTGTATATATTTGGCTAGCTTTACTTTGCAGCGTAGCTTGATTTTCCATCACCGTTTTACTTTACGTAGTTAAGTTTAATTTTAGACACTTTGCACTCTAATTTCTTAGGTTTGTCCCCCTCAAATTTAACTCACGGTGGTATTagcaaaattaattaaataaaaaattatacaaaTAAATGACAATATACTTGAAAATGGTCAAAAAAGAGTAAAGGAGTTACAATTAAAACACCAAAATGAATATTAGCacttgctcaaaaaaaaaaaacttgggtACTTCCTAAAGTTCATCTAATACGGAGTATCAGAGAAGGTAAGGGAATACCTGAGGTATTTTGAGGAGTGCCAGTATTACTTCCCTTAGAACGACATGGgtgttatttattttgcagTCTCCTCCGTTTCGCCATTTTTGATGATGATTTTGTCGATCGAACTTCAGTTAGGGAAATCTAAATGGTTAAGGTGAAAAATGTCGCAAATGAAATTTATCTAGGGTGTAAAGTGTGAATAGAGTGGAATTTGAGAGTACAAAGTGAAATTAGTCCTTTCGTTAAGAGTGGAGAATTAAAACTAATTCCTACCAATTTTTACCTTAACCCCAAATTTAAGAGCACGCATCATCATATACTCTGGGGTCGCTCTATTTTATCCCAAATAGCCATGCGTATGACCATGAATCAACGTATACGAAGGTAAGATCAATATTTTCTTGGCACAGCTTGTACTTCGGCATATTGAACACATAGGAGTGAAAAGAAGTTCAAAATAGAAGAGATAAACTAATATGAAAAGATTACCGGTGCAATAAGAGTAAAATCATTAATCACATATGCTGTGTGACACCTGATCCGACGCCAATAGACATGCATAATCTTTCTGCTTTTGAAGTCTATACTGTATATCTGCCGCTTCCAAGTTTCTAACGCCATGCATCCAAAGGAAGAGTACGAAACTATTCTAGATGAAAACAAGAACAAGGAGGTGTATGCGCTGCTTCAGCAGCTGGTGAATTTGGAGCTTCAATATACTTACAAGCCCATCAAACTTTTCGCAAGCATCTAAGTGCACTGAACTACAATTTCGGTTCGCAGtcatcagatatttggaagggGATGAATAAAGATACCACTTTAGACAAAATCCTATCAGCTAATATTCTTAGAGGGAGCAAGGTTATATTTCCAAATTAGGCAGAGTTTGTTTACATCTGCTCTAACTGTACACCAACCAAGCGTCTTGCCTGAATCCTGCGCATCAATATTTGGCAGATGTAAACCAAAAAGAAGATGATGACTATAGCAGTAGCCCAGCGACCAGCCATTCGTGGAAAATATATCAGCCAATCTGCAGATCATATTACTTGGCTTATACATCTCAACAGAAACAATGACAAGAAAGTTGTACCTCGGTTTCACAAGTCAAGCACCAGATAGGCACAAATGCAGAAATTATCCCATTTCTGGTGGAATAAAAACTTCAACCTCAACAGCAATTAAATTGAGAATTTTTTAACTGCAGAATATTTCTCCATACACCCAATACATCTAACAGTCATAACAGAACAATTTTGTGAGACAGTGATGTTCTAACAAGAATTAACAATGAGCTTGCTCTCTCATTTACTGTCTACAGAAACCATTCATTCAGCTACTCAAAAACTTTTGCATGTGATTGGTTCAACCGACTATAAGTTTAAATAATCTATTTGAGGAACAACAAAAACTTTTTAGTGATTGTGGTGCATATAAGATTCTACATCCTGGAAAGGCATAATTCACTAATGCAACCATTTTCTTTAAATAACATAAAAACAAACTTACCCATTGGATCAGGCCCTAAGTTGCAGATCCAGCAAAGTAATCCCAGCAACGactgcaaaaagaaagaaaacccgCTCAGAAAAAAGCAAATCATGCAAAAAAGACCAGAAAAAATTATGTTACAGTCAGTAGCATGCCATGAATGCTGACTATTTGCAGAGGCAATAAACCTTCTCTACATGTACTGCAAGGATCCTTGGCTAAATGCTTCTATCCAGTATTTGACTGGGTGTATCATGCATATGAGCTTTTGATCTAATGTACTAATGACTGTTCAGAGTAGATGTTAATTTGAGGACATTGTTAGTTCAATTTGAAAACGAAAATCAGCTCTTAGGCAAAAGAAATGATGTGTAAAGAAGTTGACCTGCAACACCCTGCTATAATATACTTACTCCAACACCACGCAGTATGTCAATGATAAGACCAAGCATCCCAGGTTGTATTAAATCACGGAACATTCGCTGGATGAGGAGAGGCAAAGCACGAATTTTCTGCAAGTAGAAAGGCAAAGGAAGGAAATGAAACAGACAATTGATCACACCAAGGTCACAGGCAGCTAACTTGATGTACAAAATAGTGAAACTTGACAGAATTTGGGTCAGCAAGTAGCAGTTGAAATTTCCAGAAAAGCAGCATTTACATACTGGCTTACATTGTACATTTTCTTATGCAGGATCAAATCAGATACTCCACTGATTCTAAATCCTTTTAATGAAGGAAGATATCTAAATGCATGGTAAATACTCGATGTGTCCCTATAATGTAGCATGTAGTTGTTATTGGTACGTGTAGATTCAAACGAGTCCTTCAAAATGTTCAGTTAATCAAACTTCCAAGTGTATAAGCAGTGAAATATTCCTTCAATGCTTGAGGAAACCACTTGATTGAGATGTAGCATATAGTTGTTATTCCTATAATGTAGCATGTAGTTGTTATTAGTGCGTGTAGATTTAAACGAGTCCTTCAAAATGTTCAGTTAATCAAACTTCCAAGTGTCTAAGTAGTGGAATATTCCTTCAATGCTTGAGAAAACCACATGATTGAGATGTCAAGATAAGCAATCTTAGGCTGGAACTTTCTAACTTCAATACATCACATGAAAATCATGAGACAGAGCATGATTCATCTGCATTTGGTGCTGAAAATCATATTAGCAACCAAAAGCTTCTGTTATTAACTCGAATACTATCACATTTACAGGCAATTACCAGTAAATGCAAGCAATAGACAGACAAAAGCTTTTTCCTGATCTCTCTTTTGTTGGTTTAGAAACGGTTGGAAGAGTAAAGTTAAGTATTGCAAAATCCAcaagaataataaaaaatcaaaGATTTTCAGACAATCAGCAGCATATCAGTCCCAGCATACCAAGAAAACGCCCTCCCAACCATGCACACTAAGGTGATTATATCGCTGAATATCTTTCAACACCTGAGCAACATCCCCATCCCGACTAGCCAGTGATGATGCCTCCGGTGACAACTTAGTGATAACGCAACAGCAAATGGGGCAATTGCATAGTTGAAGTGCTGGTTTATAGTGCCATAACTGCAAAATGCACCTGGCTGAAGGGACAAGGGAAAGAAGAATACAATTGAGGTTAAAAAAAGttatagcttttttttttaaattattaacttCTCAAATTTTAGTTCTCTTCCAGTCTAATTCACTACAAAATCATCCCACATGATTCTAGTATACTGGACAGTTGACACACAAATAGTATACGTCGACAGAGCAAAACTTGAGGAAAATTTTCCTTGACAACAAGCAACTGTTTTTATATCTGCATTTCCTTAAAGGACAACATTCATACAAGTTTActtaaaattcaacttcaaaGGAACATACTTTCACACTTTAGACATTGAAAATAGGGCAGAAGATGTAGCAGTAAACGACAAACAACAACCACTCTAAAAGCAACTTTGAGTTGTGGAGAACTattcaaaaacagaaaaaaaaaaaaaaaaaaaacacgcaCACACGCACgcataaaattcaagaaacaaaagggagCCAAGATAATGCAATACCACAAAACCAGTGGCCGCAGTTAGTCTTGCAAGGCAGAACGAAATCACCGAAACAAATAGCGCAGCAATCGTCCACCGGCGGCCGTTCGTTCTTTTTGGCCGTCGCCACTTGAGATGAAGATAAAACAATGGCAGCTCCGGGACCCTCTCTGCTATTATCATGATCATTTTCAGAACGATCATGCTTCTTCACCTCTTCTCCTTCTCGAGCTTCCACTACTGCCGTCCTCATTTCCGTGATTTCCACTAGTTTCTGAACGCCGTCATGAACCCTAGGGTAAATTCCCGTCAAATCTCTGACTCCGTCAACGTCTTTCATCTCCACGTCCTCCTGGCCTGGTTGACGTTCCATAGTTTCAAAGTGCCAAGCTTAAGATGAGGGAAACACACAGTCACACACACGCTCCTTTCGGCGCAGTAATGCAGAGTAGGAAAGAAGGTAGGAGAAAGAAGAGAGAGGATAGCGGATTGATGATCTTCAAAAAATGAATGAGGTGCTGCTGCATCAGGCAGCcgccaaaaataaaagaaatcacTAACCACCcctccccctctctctctctctcttccacaGTGTGTGTCTGtgtgagtgagagagagagacaaagctAGCCGTACTGGTCTTTTCTATACTGTTGAGTACGCTGTGGATTAAGACCGAGAGGACACGTGGCGATTACATCAgcatattaatataatataggGAAAATTGTAGAAACCTCCCTGAGGTATCTAACACTTGCACTCACCTCCCCTATGGTTTGAGAAATAGCACTGACCTCCCTTGAATTTACTGATTCTTTGCATATTCATATAAgcgattaaaatattgttttagaaagtgaaatgagaaatttatgccagatttgccctttgtactacatgccaagtagtattagaAAAAGAATGACAAAATACTATAAatcaattaataattattaaattttaaggagtgtagtttataggcaaataagCGTTACctattcaaagtaccaactctttatggatattttactcttaaacatttaatttataataaatacatcaatgtttgtaagtaaaattcaaaaaatattacagtaatattcttataaaaaagaaacaatagattatctatttaatataaattatatatttaaaaaaaagaaatggtccataaagtattaattctttatgactttcctctatTACATGACAAAGTATTGGttctttatgagtattttattctgagataaaatacaaatctttttttttttaatttaaattgcTTGTAGAagtatcaaatttaaatttgtatttactttcatatatttaatatttgttaaatacaaaacctactagttttcctttcgtgATAATATTagtataacactttttcaattttagttgcAAACATTCATGTATtgaacataaattaaatgattcagaataaaatacccataaagagtcAATTCTTTGTTCATGTAatagaggaaagccataaaaaattaatactttatgggtcatttcttttttttaaaatatttaatttatataaaatatataaccTACTGGTTTcattttgtaagaatattactgtaacattttttgaattttacttataaACATTGATgcatttatcataaattaaatatttaagagtaaaatgcccataaagagctggtattttGAATAGGTAATGTCTATTTGTCCATAAACTACTCcccttaaaatttattaattgttaattgatttgtaatattttgtcattcatttgcTAATACTACTTAGCGTATAGCATAAAGGGCAAATTTGACACAAATATCTTATTTGACTCCCTACAACAATATTTTTAATCGCCTAGACTGAATATGCAAAGAACCAGTAAGTTCAAGGGAGGTCAGTGCTATTTCTCAAACCATAGGGAAGGTgagtgcaaatgtcagaaacctcaagggaggtttttgcaattttctctataatataattaaaaataagaatATTATGTAAAATGCTAATAGCATGTTAATATAAAAAAGTCACATTCATATATGTATGATGTTTCGTCCCCGCAGGATAGTTCGGCCGATCATGTAGTTCTTCTTTCAGGCATTGATTGGTGTTCGAATCTCGTACTTAACGTGCTCGAGGTGGGTTGGGACGCCCTCTTTCAGACTGCAGGGGGATTAATCAAATTGAAGGTTCGGATATCCCTCATGTCAgaaaacaatatatatatatatatatatatatatgtttgatgTTTCAAAATTATGTAATAAGGCAgtatgaataaaataaaatgattaagTTTCCATCtatgaaaaaaatagaaaaatttccATCTCTATAACTTAAGGCATAGTCTACAAGTTTCAAATAAAATTTAGGGGttcatttgaaaaatattaTCAGAATTTAGCACTATCCTTGCAGATTATAAAGTATTTTTAGGTGTATTAATAGTTTTATAAAACTCTTGGGGTCGAAACATAAAATTGGAAAAGCTTTGAACTCCACAGTAATTTTCTTCCTATTTCTTTGTGTTTTCCTCGCATCGCCACGCAGCCGCCTCTTCATTCATCTTATCTTCCTTTCCTTGGCAATTGCCCAGTCTTACCGTCttatcttcttttttgttttcttgatttttttttgcttgcctttgcaattttaattttgttagttttttcttttcaaactcaaaaaatatcaaacttttcatcttttctttttttaatcttttttttttaaaattttctcctTTCTAcaattttctttgtctttttttcATTAATTGACATGAGATCCATGAGGTcttgtttaaaaattaattgGAAGAGGTGGTTTTGTTTGAGTTGATGCCGGCTGATGTTATGTGATGTAaggcccaaaaacaaccaatgcaaagatcataaacgaaacaataagtaaataaaaaggaaaggattgcaaaccaattaactacccaactcctcttgagcttgtagattaattgaaacaagctacttcaagttgatgaattacaatcactcttgtgtacaaaggaaggttcacctcctccttgccccaagcagcactcggtcaagccaggacgttttactatccctcaggacaaccctcacagagctacactcatgaaagattcactcacaaatgaaaagcttacaatgaacctcacaccactaagactacaaatattctttttggagtattttctcactaaaatctctctagatcttttgtatcttcagtgtgccaaagttgtttgaagtatctgaccaaccactatttatataggaccaagaaagagcctcattaaagcttccaacggatagaaagtagctgaacagtcaactagccgttggtagtgtcggacgtccgatagcactgttttatgcgtccgacagcaggcagtgagtttgagaaattttcttcaattctttcggacgtccgataggctggttttctgcgtccgaagatactcaatggttgtcggacgtccgatgcagtctttttgagcgtccgacagcttcagcatactttgtcttcttccaattgcacttgttcatggaatcaaataatttcataactgaaaatatatcttgaagaaatattagtatcatccatttgttttgtaaacatcaaaagatagggatcaagatcaacaatctccccctttttgatgatgacaaaacaatggatggaaagaaacaaaaataagtataagctccccctcaatcattgcaatcaaaacttttaagagccaaactcataatctcataataactcccccttacacattgcatccatctctccccctttttgtcatcataagatgagagtaataaccagcaaccataatccaacaacaataacagaaaatccaatatttcaaacaaaaacagagaaatgatagcagaattcagcaataccaacataccaacttattacagagaaattagcaaatcatcgttagatcagaatagttcttttctctccctttttgacatcatatagattcagtagtattcaaaaatatcagcgaaaactcaaatcaaaatatcagaaatatcaaaagaagaatattgtgaacaagaatcactgcagtgattaacaaaatctcctacttgttaaagttagcatcatgtctaactatccacatgtatttcatgcctttttttatattctttctcacatagcaatcacttttcatgtgacctttttgacaacagaaattacacataatcagggaattatttatatgaacaggtttaataaatcttacttgtcttcttctatggataacaaactcatttgcagtagaatttatcttaaaatgaagtttagatttattactttgaaaacagtcctgttttttatgttgaagcaactcatttaaatcatccattcttcttttcaaatcatcttgttcccttttgaacatttcacaaacacttgtttttctatcaagatccaagtgtaaagcagtctcattttttctgaagtaatcattttcaattttcaactttttgttttgttgaaaaagatttgcattatctcgaagcaaaaaactaattttctgttttaactcatTGTTTCTaatataagattctttcaaactatcatgcaattttataatgaaagattcaagatcatcatcattttcatcatcactttcaaattgagagctagaagatgttacctcatcatctccaatggccatgaaagccaattgagcagattgatcttcctcttcaatttcaccatcggaattgcattcattccatgtgaattgaaatttgtttattcttggttttcttccttctttcttcttcatcactggacagtcacttgcatagtgtccaggttggccgcattcaaagcactgatcagtttgctttttgttgaactctagcttccctttgtttctcgagttgttgaactgatttgggaatgaattgcttggtccaccatttctgaatctcctcttgttgagtattcgtttgaaactttttgtgatgagagcgatatcattgtcatcaccttccacatcttcttcatctagggaggcataatcatcttcatcttgtgaggcttttagagcaatattctttcgtacttttgcatcctcttcctcttgcaccttagtcttaagtttcagctcataagagataagagaattaataagagattcaataggtatagtattcaaatctctagcctcctcaatagcagtcactttattttcccaatcattggacaaggcattcaggaattttctatttt containing:
- the LOC113731881 gene encoding uncharacterized protein; the encoded protein is MERQPGQEDVEMKDVDGVRDLTGIYPRVHDGVQKLVEITEMRTAVVEAREGEEVKKHDRSENDHDNSREGPGAAIVLSSSQVATAKKNERPPVDDCCAICFGDFVLPCKTNCGHWFCARCILQLWHYKPALQLCNCPICCCVITKLSPEASSLASRDGDVAQVLKDIQRYNHLSVHGWEGVFLKIRALPLLIQRMFRDLIQPGMLGLIIDILRGVGSLLGLLCWICNLGPDPMDWLIYFPRMAGRWATAIVIIFFLVYICQILMRRIQARRLVGVQLEQM